One Oncorhynchus gorbuscha isolate QuinsamMale2020 ecotype Even-year unplaced genomic scaffold, OgorEven_v1.0 Un_scaffold_4320, whole genome shotgun sequence genomic region harbors:
- the LOC124018213 gene encoding ferritin, middle subunit-like codes for MESQVRQNYHHDCEVAINRMINMEMFASYTYTSMAFYFSRDDVALPGFAHFFKENSDEEREHADKQLSFQIKRGGRILLQDIKKPERDEWGNGLEAMQCALQLEKNVNQALLDLHKIASDKVDPHLCHFLETHYLNEQVEAIKKLGDYITNLTKMDAVNNKMAEYLFDKHTLGGQS; via the exons ATGGAGTCTCAGGTCCGCCAGAACTATCACCACGATTGCGAAGTTGCAATCAACCGGATGATCAACATGGAGATGTTTGCCTCTTATACTTACACTTCAATG GCTTTCTATTTCTCCCGTGACGATGTGGCTCTGCCTGGCTTCGCGCATTTCTTCAAGGAGAACAGCGACGAGGAGCGGGAGCACGCCGACAAgcaactctccttccagatcaAGAGAGGTGGACGCATTTTACTCCAGGACATCAAG AAACCAGAACGTGATGAGTGGGGCAATGGGCTGGAGGCCATGCAGTGTGCTCTGCAGTTGGAGAAGAATGTGAACCAGGCCCTGCTGGACCTGCACAAGATTGCCTCTGACAAGGTTGACCCCCAT CTGTGTCACTTCCTGGAGACCCATTACCTGAATGAGCAGGTGGAGGCCATTAAGAAGCTGGGAGACTACATCACAAACCTCACCAAGATGGATGCTGTCAACAACAAGATGGCAGAGTACCTGTTTGACAAGCACACCCTGGGAGGCCAGAGCTAA